Proteins from a single region of Echeneis naucrates chromosome 14, fEcheNa1.1, whole genome shotgun sequence:
- the smfn gene encoding small fragment nuclease produces MLVCLRTWALSLSRLGFLCKTRQPVSQCTEPVFHSYRTIVVQNNVRLSPVLNQLTGLERAPGVDCRISFDFDCQFYRRINMSSASMSQRMVWVDLEMTGLDIEKDQIIEMACIITDSDLNILAQGPNLIINQPDELLEGMSDWCKEHHGKSGLIQGVRDSKITLEQAEYEFLSFVRQHTPPGQCPLAGNSVHADKRFLDKHMPQFMYHLHYRIIDVSTIKEICRRWFPEEYKMVPHKKANHRALDDIQESIKELQYYRANIFKAQTNEKKCTIVENGVSNLS; encoded by the exons ATGCTGGTGTGTTTGCGGACTTGGGCTTTGTCCTTATCTCGCTTGGGGTTCCTATGTAAGACAAGACAGCCCGTCTCTCAATGTACAGAACCAGTGTTTCATTCATACCGTACCATTGTTGTGCAGAACAACGTACGATTAAGCCCTGTACTAAACCAATTAACCGGACTCGAGAGAGCCCCTGGCGTGGATTGCAGAATCAGCTTCGATTTTGACTGTCAGTTTTACAGAAGAATCAACATGTCGTCTGCTTCGATGTCCCAGAGAATGGTGTGGGTGGATCTGGAG atgacAGGTCTTGACATTGAGAAGGACCAGATAATTGAAATGGCATGCATTATCACAGACTCTGACCTTAACATTTTGGCTCAG GGACCCAACTTGATAATCAACCAGCCAGATGAGCTGCTGGAAGGGATGTCAGACTGGTGTAAAGAGCATCATGGAAAG TCAGGACTGATTCAGGGTGTACGTGACAGTAAAATCACCCTGGAACAGGCAGAGTATGAGTTCCTGTCCTTTGTCAGACAGCACACCCCACCTGGACAGTGTCCCCTTGCTG GTAACTCTGTGCATGCAGATAAGAGGTTCCTGGACAAGCACATGCCACAGTTTATGTACCACCTTCATTACAGAATAATTGATGTCAGTACCATTAAGGAGATTTGcag GCGGTGGTTTCCGGAAGAATACAAAATGGTACCTCACAAGAAAGCCAACCACAG GGCCTTGGATGATATACAGGAGAGTATCAAAGAGTTGCAGTACTACAGAGCCAACATATtcaaagcacaaacaaatgaGAAGAAGTGCACGATTGTAGAAAACGGAGTCAGCAACTTAAGTTAG